The genomic interval ACGACCTTGGGAATCTTAGCGGACCTGTTTTTGGGGTTTATGCGGGTGATGACAGTTCGATCAATGCTGGACTTCCAGACCTGATAAAAGGCATGTTAAAACACAAAAAGGACCTGGAATTGAAGATATACCCAAACACGAAACATGCATTCTTCAATGACACCGGTATGGCATACGATGAAAATGCTTCAAAGGATGTTTGGCCACGGACTCTTCGGTTCTTCAAGCAAAATCTGGGTGAGTGAAATGCCGGACAATGAAAAAGGCATACTCGACGTATGCTTCCTCACATGGGTCTCAATAACAGAAATGAAAAATAAAAAAGGCGAACCTGAGGACGACAAGCATTAACCTTAGCATTCAAGGATCATTTAGGCAGCCCGTTTGTTCTCAAGAATTCGATGAATTTGTTTAATGCTATAGATCTGTGGGATATTTCATTTTTTTCTTCAACGGTCATTTCAGCAAGCGTGAGATCCTTACCGTTCGGAATGAATATGGGATCGTAGCCGAATCCGTTCTTCCCTCTCTCTACCATCGAAATTTCTCCTTCAAGTTTTCCAGAAAATTGAAAGAAGCTTCTGCCATCCCAGTATGTGAGGACTGTGAGGAATACTGCAGAGCGCTCGTCACCGAGAAGCTTCAGCACAAGTGGATTGCCAAGCTTCTTTGCTACGTATGATGAATATGGTCCTGGAAAGCCGTTTAGGGAGCTTATGTAGAGCCCCGTATCCTCAAGGAAAAACGGTTTACCCCTGAAGCTTGAAAGCTTCTTTGCACTGTCAAGCGAAATCTCTTCCGTGGTGTCTGCCTGTATCTCTTCGTATTTCATCCTGACCCATGTAATGCCCAGGTTACATTCGTCCATCCTCGCCTTGATCTCCACAAATTTGTGCCTATTACTTGAAATGAATTCTATCATACGTATCTCCTGCGCTTTTCCAGATTATCCATTTCCTGCATTACGAGCCCAAATTCTGAATTTCTCCTCGAGTATCCATCAACAAACGAACGAAACAACGTTTCCGGATCCTTTGAAATAACACGTAACGATTCCATGAAAAGGTACAGATCTACCGCAAGCTCATCGAGAGTTGAGCTCGTGCTACCCATGCTTGCGTCAATCAGGTAAGGTACACCGTTTTTAACAATTATATTTGATGTTGTGAGGTCCCCATGCGTAATACTTTTAGAATGCATTATGCCAATGGATTCCCCCAGTTTCTCTATAACCGAGGTAGCTTTATTTTCGCTCTTCTCAAGATAACTTGACAATTTCTCTCCATCAATTCTTTCATAAAGAGTGTAGAATTTTGAAAAATCAATATCGTATACAATCGGAACAGGTATTCCAAGTTCGTTCATCTTGTATATCAGGGTAGCTTCCCTCTTTATTCTCTCTTTCCTTATGGATATGTCAAGCATAGAATCCCGGTAATTTTTCCTTATTCTGGTTTTTCTCAAAGCGTTCCTGCCTAGAAAGCTACATTCCTGAATAATACTTTCTGCGCCCTCGTCAACTTTGCTGTCAATAGGTGAGTCAATGATCCACGGAACATCCACTGCGTCTATCCTGAATCTTTGATCAACTGTGGCAGTCTCAACTGTATCTGACCGACCATACTGAAACATCAGCATCCCTGCCTGAGCTATCATTGCTCCGTTATCCATACAATACTCATCGTCGGTGAGGAATGATTTTATATTGAGTTCCTTTCCCAAGGTTGATATCATTTCCCTGAGCCTCTTATTTCGTGCAACACCACCGGCAATGAGTATCTCTTTTTTAGAGACCTGATGGATACCTCTTTCAAGGACTTCCATAATCATGGAAAATGCAGTCTCCTGTATCGAATAAGCTACGTCTTCTTTTCTTTCACCATTCTTCAGAAGCTGTTTGCTTGCCGTGTATATGCCCGAGAATGAAAAGTCCATACCCTTGATGGAATATGGGAGATTCAGAAGCTTGTTGCCGTTCAATGAAAGTTTCTCTATCACTGGACCTCCAGGGAATTCGTATCCAAGATCACGACCTATCTTGTCGAGCAGATTACCTATGCCCATATCCATAGTCTCGCCCATTACCCTGTACCTACCGTTAATATGTGCGATGATCTGGGTGTTACCGCCAGAAGCGTAAAGCATTATAGGATCCTTTGCTCCAGTAAGTTTGCGCCCGATCTCCACATGCCCAAGTGGGTGATTCACGCCTATGATTGGTTTACCAGTCTTAATAGAAATTGCTCTAGCTGCAGTTGCTGCAACCCGCAGACATGGACCTAGTCCAGGACCTTTCGAATATGAAACCAGATCGATGTCGCTCAGTTTGATCCCAGCCTTGTCTAGAGCGGAGTTTATCACCTCGCCTACATGATCTGCATGGTGAACAGCAGCTTCTCTTGGATGGATACCCCCGTTGAGACTTTTATAGGTATCTGATGAATTTCCGAGAATTTTGTATTCGTCGACAATTCCGCATCCGATTGTGTGAGCAGTGCCCTCTATTCCTAGAGATAT from Thermoplasmatales archaeon carries:
- the rdgB gene encoding RdgB/HAM1 family non-canonical purine NTP pyrophosphatase, whose amino-acid sequence is MIEFISSNRHKFVEIKARMDECNLGITWVRMKYEEIQADTTEEISLDSAKKLSSFRGKPFFLEDTGLYISSLNGFPGPYSSYVAKKLGNPLVLKLLGDERSAVFLTVLTYWDGRSFFQFSGKLEGEISMVERGKNGFGYDPIFIPNGKDLTLAEMTVEEKNEISHRSIALNKFIEFLRTNGLPK
- a CDS encoding bifunctional N(6)-L-threonylcarbamoyladenine synthase/serine/threonine protein kinase, with the translated sequence MISLGIEGTAHTIGCGIVDEYKILGNSSDTYKSLNGGIHPREAAVHHADHVGEVINSALDKAGIKLSDIDLVSYSKGPGLGPCLRVAATAARAISIKTGKPIIGVNHPLGHVEIGRKLTGAKDPIMLYASGGNTQIIAHINGRYRVMGETMDMGIGNLLDKIGRDLGYEFPGGPVIEKLSLNGNKLLNLPYSIKGMDFSFSGIYTASKQLLKNGERKEDVAYSIQETAFSMIMEVLERGIHQVSKKEILIAGGVARNKRLREMISTLGKELNIKSFLTDDEYCMDNGAMIAQAGMLMFQYGRSDTVETATVDQRFRIDAVDVPWIIDSPIDSKVDEGAESIIQECSFLGRNALRKTRIRKNYRDSMLDISIRKERIKREATLIYKMNELGIPVPIVYDIDFSKFYTLYERIDGEKLSSYLEKSENKATSVIEKLGESIGIMHSKSITHGDLTTSNIIVKNGVPYLIDASMGSTSSTLDELAVDLYLFMESLRVISKDPETLFRSFVDGYSRRNSEFGLVMQEMDNLEKRRRYV